In Niallia sp. FSL W8-0635, one genomic interval encodes:
- the sufU gene encoding Fe-S cluster assembly sulfur transfer protein SufU has protein sequence MSFNNLDSLYRSVIMDHYKNPRNKGVLEGSLTVNMNNPTCGDRILLTMKIEDGVVVDTKFDGEGCSISMSSASMMTQAIKGKTVEQALKMSESFSEMIQGKDYADDIDMGDIEALQGVSKFPARIKCATLAWKAMEKGVNEGLDS, from the coding sequence ATGTCTTTTAATAACTTAGATTCACTTTATAGAAGTGTTATTATGGATCATTATAAAAATCCTCGGAACAAAGGTGTTCTTGAAGGAAGCTTGACTGTTAACATGAATAATCCAACCTGTGGGGACCGTATACTTCTTACAATGAAAATTGAAGATGGGGTTGTCGTAGATACGAAATTTGATGGGGAAGGATGTTCCATTAGCATGTCTTCTGCATCCATGATGACACAAGCAATTAAAGGAAAAACAGTAGAGCAGGCGTTAAAAATGTCTGAATCATTCTCTGAGATGATTCAAGGAAAAGACTACGCTGATGATATAGACATGGGGGATATTGAAGCACTTCAAGGTGTAAGTAAATTTCCCGCAAGAATTAAATGTGCAACATTAGCTTGGAAAGCTATGGAAAAAGGGGTAAACGAAGGATTAGATTCGTAA
- a CDS encoding cysteine desulfurase produces the protein MDSKHIRSYFPILNQEVNGHPLVYLDSAATSQKPVQVIETLEKYYREYNSNVHRGVHTLGTRATDAYEGAREKVRKFISASSIEEIIFTRGTTTALNTVAHSYAMENVKEGDEIVITPMEHHSNIIPWQQVAKKTGATLKYLPLQADGTISIADVENTITPATKVVSIAYVSNVLGVINPIKEIATIAHKNGAVLVVDAAQGAPHVKIDVQDLDCDFLGFSAHKMCGPTGIGVLYGKKHLLENMEPIEFGGEMIDFVGLYESTWKELPWKFEAGTPIIAGAIGLGAAIDFLEEIGLDNITEHEHKLAAFALEKMSSINGLTIYGPQNANNRAGVITFNIEDVHPHDVATVLDAEGIAVRAGHHCAQPLMKWLNVSATARASFYLYNSEEDIDKLVEGIGKTKEYFSDVF, from the coding sequence ATGGATAGCAAACATATTCGTTCTTACTTTCCGATTTTAAACCAAGAAGTCAACGGACATCCATTGGTTTATCTTGATAGTGCAGCTACTTCTCAGAAACCTGTTCAGGTAATTGAAACGTTGGAAAAATACTACCGAGAGTATAATTCCAATGTTCATCGTGGTGTTCATACCTTAGGGACTAGAGCAACGGATGCATATGAAGGAGCGAGAGAGAAGGTAAGAAAGTTTATCTCAGCTTCTTCTATAGAGGAAATTATCTTTACTCGTGGAACAACCACTGCACTTAATACAGTTGCACATAGCTATGCAATGGAAAATGTGAAAGAGGGGGATGAAATAGTCATCACCCCGATGGAACATCATAGTAATATCATTCCTTGGCAGCAAGTCGCCAAAAAAACGGGAGCAACACTTAAATATTTGCCGCTTCAAGCAGATGGCACGATTTCTATTGCAGATGTGGAAAACACAATCACGCCGGCAACTAAAGTAGTTTCTATTGCTTATGTTTCTAATGTCCTTGGTGTCATTAATCCAATAAAGGAAATAGCTACGATTGCCCATAAAAATGGGGCTGTTCTTGTAGTAGACGCTGCACAAGGCGCTCCACATGTGAAAATTGATGTGCAAGATTTGGATTGTGATTTCCTTGGATTCTCTGCCCATAAAATGTGTGGTCCAACTGGAATTGGGGTACTTTATGGAAAGAAACATCTTTTAGAAAATATGGAGCCAATTGAATTTGGCGGTGAAATGATTGATTTTGTTGGTTTATATGAATCTACTTGGAAAGAACTTCCTTGGAAATTTGAAGCTGGGACGCCGATTATTGCAGGAGCAATTGGCCTAGGGGCAGCAATTGATTTTCTAGAAGAAATTGGATTGGATAATATAACCGAGCATGAGCATAAATTAGCTGCATTCGCGCTGGAGAAAATGTCTTCGATTAATGGTCTAACTATTTATGGTCCACAAAACGCAAATAACCGCGCTGGTGTTATAACGTTTAATATTGAAGATGTTCATCCACATGATGTTGCAACTGTGTTAGATGCTGAAGGAATTGCTGTACGTGCAGGACATCACTGTGCACAACCATTAATGAAATGGCTAAATGTTTCTGCAACCGCTCGTGCAAGTTTTTATCTATATAATTCGGAAGAAGATATTGATAAGCTTGTTGAAGGGATCGGCAAAACAAAGGAGTATTTTAGCGATGTCTTTTAA
- the sufD gene encoding Fe-S cluster assembly protein SufD — protein MTTDIKLPFDQEYLSSFSKDMNEPSWLTELRVNALQQADALPMPRPDKTNIKNWNFTQFEKHIVSSEDFSDVNDLPEEVKALIDLEKNKTLYIQRNNRPTFLAVSNELKESGVIFTDIFTAAREYSDLLQKYFMKEAVKVDEHKLTALHTALLNGGVFLYVPKNVVVEEPIQAIFLHDDKEANLFNHVIVVAEDNSSVVYVENYISTVDPEEAVFNIVTEVIANANARVQYGAVDNLAHGVTTYVNRRGIAGRDAKIEWALGFMNDGNTISDNTTYLMGDGSFGDTKSVVVGRGDQKQNFTTKVVHYGKSSEGYILKHGVMKDKASSIFNGIGKIEHGATKANAEQESRVLMLSEKARGDANPILLIDEDDVTAGHAASVGRVDPLQLYYLMSRGIPQHEAERLVIHGFLAPVVEQLPIEGVKKQLVEVIERKVR, from the coding sequence ATGACAACGGATATTAAATTACCATTTGACCAAGAGTATCTTTCCTCTTTTTCGAAAGATATGAATGAACCTTCTTGGCTAACGGAGCTACGTGTAAATGCATTACAACAAGCAGATGCTCTTCCAATGCCAAGACCGGATAAAACAAATATAAAAAACTGGAACTTTACACAATTTGAAAAACATATTGTAAGCAGTGAAGATTTTTCAGATGTAAATGATTTACCAGAAGAAGTGAAAGCACTTATAGATTTAGAAAAAAATAAAACTCTTTATATTCAACGAAATAACCGTCCAACTTTCTTAGCTGTTTCGAATGAATTAAAAGAAAGTGGCGTGATTTTTACTGATATATTCACAGCTGCAAGAGAATATAGTGATTTATTGCAAAAATACTTTATGAAAGAAGCTGTTAAAGTAGATGAGCATAAATTAACCGCATTGCATACAGCTCTTCTAAATGGCGGAGTATTCTTGTATGTTCCTAAAAACGTAGTAGTGGAAGAACCAATTCAGGCTATTTTCTTACATGATGATAAGGAAGCTAACCTTTTTAACCATGTAATTGTTGTAGCGGAAGACAACAGTTCTGTTGTTTATGTAGAAAACTATATTTCTACAGTTGATCCTGAAGAAGCAGTGTTCAATATTGTAACGGAAGTAATTGCAAATGCAAATGCAAGAGTTCAATATGGTGCAGTAGATAATTTAGCACATGGTGTAACTACTTATGTAAACCGTCGTGGTATTGCAGGACGGGATGCGAAAATTGAATGGGCGTTAGGCTTCATGAATGACGGTAATACGATTTCTGATAATACAACGTACTTAATGGGTGATGGATCTTTTGGTGACACGAAATCAGTAGTGGTTGGTCGTGGCGATCAAAAGCAAAACTTCACAACAAAAGTAGTTCACTATGGTAAGAGTTCTGAAGGCTATATCTTAAAACATGGTGTAATGAAAGATAAAGCTTCTTCTATCTTCAATGGTATTGGAAAAATTGAGCATGGTGCTACGAAAGCAAACGCTGAGCAAGAATCTCGTGTTCTTATGTTAAGTGAAAAAGCAAGAGGCGATGCAAACCCAATTCTATTAATTGACGAAGATGATGTAACGGCAGGACATGCTGCATCTGTTGGTAGAGTGGATCCTTTACAATTGTATTACTTAATGAGCCGTGGTATTCCACAACATGAAGCAGAAAGATTAGTTATTCACGGATTCTTAGCTCCAGTTGTAGAACAATTGCCAATTGAAGGTGTGAAAAAGCAATTAGTTGAGGTAATTGAAAGGAAAGTAAGATAA